Proteins encoded together in one Synechococcus sp. BL107 window:
- a CDS encoding ABC transporter ATP-binding protein, whose protein sequence is MAMIELRQLSKTYGAVTALSNLDLSVPEGCLYGLLGPNGAGKTTTLRILATLLAPDRGSVQVDGVDALKHPREVRRLLGYVAQEVAIDKILSGRELLQLQGDLYHLKRTDRDHRIDDLIDRLGMDPWIDRRCGTYSGGMRRRLDLAAGLLHRPRLLILDEPTVGLDIESRSAIWQLLNQLVEAGTSVLLSSHYLEEIEALADRMAIIDAGAVIAEGTPTDLKQRLGGDRVTLRVREFSDAQEAARVRSVLEPVEGVRQVVINRAQGFSLNLVIEGESVIERLRHSLEGAGLPVFALAQSRPSLDDVYLQATGRTLMDAELAIAGQRDIKQEKRQSMR, encoded by the coding sequence ATGGCGATGATTGAACTGAGGCAGCTGTCTAAGACCTATGGAGCGGTCACCGCCCTCAGCAATCTTGATCTGAGCGTCCCCGAGGGTTGTCTCTACGGTCTCCTGGGCCCCAACGGAGCTGGAAAGACCACGACATTGAGGATTCTGGCAACTCTCTTGGCGCCTGATCGTGGTTCTGTTCAGGTGGATGGAGTTGATGCGTTGAAGCATCCCCGGGAGGTTCGTCGCTTGCTGGGTTACGTCGCTCAGGAAGTGGCGATCGACAAGATTCTCAGCGGTCGTGAGCTTCTTCAGCTCCAGGGAGACCTCTACCACTTGAAGCGGACTGATCGTGATCATCGAATTGACGATTTGATCGATCGTCTCGGAATGGACCCGTGGATTGACCGACGCTGCGGCACCTATTCCGGTGGGATGCGCCGCCGACTCGATTTGGCAGCTGGGCTTTTGCATCGCCCGCGTCTTCTCATTTTGGATGAACCCACCGTGGGTTTGGACATTGAAAGTCGAAGTGCGATTTGGCAGTTGCTGAACCAACTTGTGGAAGCTGGCACCAGCGTGTTGCTCAGCAGCCATTACCTCGAGGAGATCGAAGCGCTAGCCGATCGGATGGCGATCATCGATGCAGGGGCGGTGATCGCCGAGGGAACCCCAACAGATCTCAAGCAACGCTTGGGGGGAGACCGTGTGACGCTGCGCGTTCGTGAGTTCAGTGATGCCCAAGAGGCTGCCCGGGTTCGATCTGTGTTGGAACCGGTTGAAGGCGTTCGACAGGTGGTGATTAATCGAGCGCAGGGCTTCTCACTCAATTTGGTGATCGAAGGGGAGTCGGTGATTGAGCGTCTTCGTCACTCGCTGGAAGGTGCTGGTCTTCCTGTGTTTGCACTCGCACAAAGTCGACCAAGCCTCGATGACGTTTACCTTCAAGCCACCGGTCGCACCCTGATGGATGCTGAGCTGGCCATTGCTGGTCAGCGGGACATCAAGCAGGAAAAGCGTCAATCCATGCGATGA
- a CDS encoding N-acetylmannosamine-6-phosphate 2-epimerase — MIPTAEVLNKGLIVSVQAPLGSPMRDPDVIASMAEASLRNGAIGVRLESPEHIGAVRRRCPEALIIGLWKCTFPNSSVYITPGWREIQGVWSAGADVIALDATERIRPEGQLLADLIQRARQELRATLMADVDSVQNGLRAAELGCDWIGTTLYGYTETTSDRTPPGLELLPDLRRGLESSVRLICEGGIASPGTARSALDAGADNVVVGTAITGVDLQVAAYSRSLAI, encoded by the coding sequence ATGATTCCCACCGCTGAAGTTTTAAATAAGGGGCTCATCGTTTCTGTTCAGGCTCCTTTGGGCTCTCCGATGCGGGATCCTGATGTCATCGCGTCGATGGCGGAAGCGTCCCTCCGCAATGGCGCAATTGGTGTTCGCTTGGAAAGTCCAGAACACATTGGTGCTGTGCGGCGTCGCTGCCCAGAGGCCCTCATTATTGGTTTGTGGAAATGCACGTTTCCCAATAGCAGCGTGTACATCACACCGGGCTGGCGTGAGATTCAGGGAGTGTGGTCGGCGGGTGCTGATGTGATCGCTTTGGATGCCACTGAGCGCATTCGTCCGGAGGGGCAATTGTTGGCAGATCTGATTCAGCGAGCTCGCCAGGAGTTGAGGGCCACATTGATGGCTGATGTGGATAGCGTTCAAAATGGATTGAGAGCCGCGGAGTTGGGCTGTGATTGGATTGGAACTACGCTCTATGGCTATACCGAGACCACATCGGATCGCACGCCGCCGGGATTGGAGCTGTTGCCTGATCTCCGTCGTGGCCTTGAGTCTTCGGTTCGTTTGATTTGCGAAGGGGGGATTGCATCCCCGGGCACAGCTCGGTCAGCCCTCGATGCCGGCGCGGATAATGTTGTTGTAGGTACTGCAATTACGGGAGTTGATTTACAAGTAGCTGCATACAGTCGCAGTTTAGCTATTTAG
- a CDS encoding ABC transporter permease: MTSPLPSMPPSAQDPGALAELTQETLALTRRLFLQLVRRPSTLVAGVLQPLIWLILFGALFANAPEGLLPGGMSYGRFLGAGVIVFTAFSGALNAGLPVMFDREFGFLNRLLVAPLRSRSSIVLSSVIYITVLSLVQSLAIMVTASLLGYGWPGVAGLLLVMVTLLLLVFAVTALSLGLAFSLPGHIELIAVIFVANLPLLFASTALAPLSFMPAWLGWLAALNPLTFAIEPIRAAYSGPLDLSAVLLEAPYGNLTGQTCLLVLLVLTIGLFLLIRPLLNRKLS, translated from the coding sequence ATGACTTCCCCACTCCCCTCGATGCCTCCGTCAGCTCAGGATCCTGGTGCTCTGGCAGAGCTCACCCAAGAAACCCTGGCCTTAACGCGCCGTCTGTTTCTTCAACTTGTTCGCCGTCCATCCACTCTGGTGGCTGGTGTTTTGCAACCACTGATTTGGTTGATTTTGTTTGGAGCCTTGTTTGCGAATGCTCCAGAAGGTCTGCTCCCGGGTGGGATGAGCTATGGACGTTTTCTTGGTGCGGGAGTGATCGTGTTTACCGCCTTTAGTGGTGCACTGAATGCCGGACTCCCCGTGATGTTTGATCGGGAGTTTGGCTTTTTGAATCGACTGCTAGTGGCGCCATTACGCAGTCGAAGTTCGATTGTTTTGTCGTCGGTGATTTACATCACAGTTTTGAGTTTGGTGCAGAGTTTGGCGATCATGGTTACCGCCTCACTCCTTGGCTATGGCTGGCCTGGTGTGGCTGGTTTGCTGTTGGTCATGGTCACACTGTTGCTGCTGGTGTTCGCCGTAACAGCATTAAGTCTGGGCTTGGCGTTCTCTCTCCCAGGACATATTGAGCTCATTGCGGTGATCTTTGTCGCGAATCTTCCGTTGTTGTTTGCCAGCACGGCTTTAGCTCCTTTGTCGTTTATGCCCGCCTGGTTGGGCTGGCTAGCAGCCCTAAATCCCCTTACCTTCGCCATAGAGCCCATCCGTGCTGCTTACAGCGGCCCCCTCGATCTTTCGGCAGTTTTACTCGAGGCTCCCTACGGGAATCTCACGGGTCAGACCTGCCTTTTGGTTTTGTTGGTTCTCACTATTGGGTTGTTTCTTTTGATTCGCCCACTCCTTAACCGCAAGCTTTCCTGA